From Pedobacter indicus, a single genomic window includes:
- a CDS encoding ComF family protein gives MLLYNLVKDSLALLFPDLCVGCNTSLVNQEKYLCLNCSYDLPITNDYLDADSLVDKRLKARMPVNKVSSYLYFTGGSRVQRIIHRIKYQNGYALAQFLGRQYGGILKNSPYFQHLDFIVPVPLHRKRLRERGYNQSEYIARGMADELGAEVIINNLVRLVHQKSQTKTKGRYERFENMEGMFSVRNPAEFENKHVLLVDDVLTTGATLEACGVALLKVPNVKLSIATLAFTK, from the coding sequence ATGCTCCTTTACAATCTTGTTAAAGATTCGCTCGCGCTTCTTTTTCCTGATTTGTGCGTTGGCTGTAATACGAGTTTAGTCAACCAGGAGAAATACCTATGTTTAAACTGCAGCTACGATTTGCCGATTACCAACGATTATCTCGATGCGGATAGCCTTGTTGACAAAAGACTAAAAGCCAGAATGCCAGTCAACAAGGTGAGCTCTTACCTTTATTTTACAGGTGGGTCGCGTGTGCAGAGGATAATCCACCGCATTAAATACCAAAATGGTTATGCTCTGGCTCAATTTCTCGGACGACAGTATGGAGGTATTCTGAAAAACTCTCCCTATTTCCAGCATCTCGACTTTATTGTTCCTGTTCCACTGCACAGGAAAAGGCTGCGCGAACGCGGTTATAACCAGAGTGAGTATATCGCACGAGGGATGGCGGATGAGTTGGGCGCTGAGGTTATTATTAATAATTTAGTACGGTTGGTTCACCAAAAGAGCCAAACCAAGACAAAAGGGCGCTATGAACGTTTTGAAAACATGGAAGGTATGTTTTCTGTTCGTAACCCTGCCGAGTTTGAAAACAAACATGTCTTGTTAGTTGACGATGTTCTGACAACTGGTGCGACGCTTGAAGCTTGTGGAGTCGCTCTACTAAAGGTGCCCAATGTCAAACTGAGCATTGCGACCCTTGCTTTTACTAAGTAA
- the dut gene encoding dUTP diphosphatase: MIVKVINKSGNKLPNYQTAASAGMDLRANLPEGNLTLGTLERVLVPTGLFMELPLGFEAQIRPRSGLAYKNGITVLNSPGTIDADYRGEIKVLLVNLSNEPFEVVHGERIAQMIIAEHQQIDWEEATELTDTVRGAGGYGHTGVV; encoded by the coding sequence ATGATAGTTAAAGTAATTAATAAGTCGGGAAACAAGTTGCCAAATTACCAAACAGCGGCTTCTGCCGGAATGGATTTAAGAGCTAATTTACCTGAAGGGAATCTGACATTAGGCACTTTGGAACGTGTTTTGGTTCCAACAGGGTTATTCATGGAGTTACCTTTGGGGTTTGAAGCCCAAATTAGACCGCGAAGTGGATTGGCTTATAAGAACGGGATCACGGTACTGAATTCACCTGGAACGATCGACGCCGATTACCGAGGTGAAATCAAAGTTCTATTGGTCAACCTGTCAAATGAACCCTTTGAGGTGGTTCATGGAGAGCGGATAGCCCAAATGATTATCGCTGAACATCAGCAGATTGACTGGGAAGAAGCGACCGAATTGACCGATACTGTGCGTGGTGCGGGAGGGTATGGTCATACCGGAGTAGTTTAA
- a CDS encoding amidohydrolase family protein: MRRYVSADYLFPISSAPIRNGVIVLNEKGEIIKLMTDDQVPANVSVEEHHGIIVPGFVNSHCHLELSYLHGKIPEKTGLIDFIGGVTRDRSFDQQVIDTAIKEADAAMQKEGIVAVGDIANTLNSRQVKLDSPIYYHTFAEVFNFNPDEAKETFKKGNDLCTGFSPLPSSITPHAPYSVTKELFRYIRTFSDDNNNLISIHNQETEEENKLYRYKTCAFIHFYESLGKDISFFKAQARNSLRSILPLLPESQRILLVHNTYTSFKDTNFVDRYKRDVTWCLCPNANLYIENRLPNIDMFIRSRRPVVLGTDSLASNNKLSILAEIKTLLRHSAHLPLETALNWATLNGARYFGIDDIYGSLESGKKPGINLLTNTRGPNITEATEVIKLA, translated from the coding sequence ATGCGCAGATATGTTTCGGCCGATTATCTTTTCCCAATTAGCTCAGCTCCCATCCGGAACGGCGTTATTGTGCTGAATGAAAAAGGGGAAATCATCAAGTTAATGACGGATGATCAGGTGCCGGCCAACGTATCAGTCGAAGAGCATCATGGCATTATCGTACCAGGCTTTGTGAACAGTCATTGCCACTTAGAGCTTTCTTATCTACACGGTAAGATTCCAGAAAAAACAGGTTTGATCGATTTTATTGGGGGTGTAACGCGTGACAGGTCTTTCGATCAACAAGTCATTGATACTGCTATCAAAGAAGCCGATGCAGCGATGCAGAAAGAGGGGATCGTCGCTGTGGGGGATATCGCCAACACACTAAATAGCAGGCAAGTAAAACTGGACAGTCCGATTTATTATCATACGTTTGCGGAGGTATTCAATTTTAATCCCGATGAGGCGAAAGAAACTTTTAAAAAAGGCAATGATTTGTGTACCGGTTTCTCTCCGCTGCCTTCTTCAATAACCCCTCACGCTCCGTATTCTGTTACTAAAGAGCTTTTCCGTTATATCCGGACTTTCAGCGATGATAATAACAACCTTATCAGCATCCACAATCAGGAAACTGAAGAAGAAAACAAGCTATACCGCTATAAAACCTGTGCATTTATTCATTTTTATGAGTCGCTCGGAAAAGATATCAGTTTTTTTAAAGCACAGGCCAGAAATTCTTTGCGGTCGATACTACCTTTGCTTCCGGAATCACAACGTATTTTGCTGGTGCACAACACCTATACTTCCTTCAAAGACACTAATTTCGTGGATCGTTACAAACGCGATGTAACGTGGTGCTTATGCCCAAATGCCAATCTTTATATCGAGAACCGCTTACCTAACATTGACATGTTTATACGGTCAAGGCGCCCCGTGGTTTTAGGCACGGACAGCCTTGCGTCAAACAATAAACTGTCTATTCTTGCTGAAATAAAAACTCTTTTGAGGCATTCGGCGCATCTGCCGCTTGAAACAGCCTTGAATTGGGCTACGTTGAACGGAGCCCGGTATTTTGGCATTGACGATATCTACGGAAGCTTGGAATCAGGGAAGAAACCGGGAATCAACCTTCTTACAAACACCCGGGGTCCGAATATCACTGAAGCTACTGAAGTAATAAAATTAGCTTAG
- a CDS encoding siderophore-interacting protein encodes MKSKIVRSVLTVKRKEHLAPHYIRVTLTGEDVKLFENITVGKNNKIFLPPAGSDKVYFPILDQTTGKMEDAPDELKPIRRTYTHRGIDLKENEMYIDFVAHGDNGPASAWAIQAKPGDQLGVAMKDHPAPLHPQAHWYLLACDATGIPVIASILEALPATAQGEAYIEVLGKEEEIPLSTKADIQIHWIHNPHPGQEPVLAKTVRQAQLPDHTKTSVFGYIAAEFSSVKDLRIFLRKEVGWPQESLYAYSYWKYGKSEDGSVAERQEEKKSLS; translated from the coding sequence ATGAAGTCAAAGATTGTCCGTTCTGTGTTAACCGTTAAGAGAAAAGAACACCTAGCACCTCATTATATTCGCGTCACCTTAACTGGCGAAGACGTTAAATTATTCGAGAATATTACGGTTGGTAAAAACAATAAGATCTTTCTTCCGCCTGCCGGCTCAGATAAGGTCTATTTCCCTATTCTAGATCAAACAACCGGTAAAATGGAAGATGCCCCCGATGAACTAAAGCCGATCCGGCGCACCTATACCCATCGTGGTATCGATCTAAAAGAAAACGAAATGTATATCGACTTTGTGGCTCACGGCGATAATGGCCCTGCATCTGCTTGGGCTATTCAAGCAAAGCCCGGAGATCAGCTGGGCGTCGCCATGAAAGACCACCCCGCACCTCTCCACCCACAGGCACATTGGTACCTTTTGGCTTGTGACGCTACCGGCATACCGGTAATAGCGAGCATCTTGGAAGCTTTACCCGCAACAGCCCAAGGCGAAGCTTATATTGAAGTTCTGGGTAAAGAAGAAGAAATACCTCTGAGTACCAAAGCGGATATACAGATCCACTGGATTCATAATCCACATCCGGGACAAGAACCTGTACTCGCCAAGACAGTTCGACAGGCGCAGCTACCAGATCACACTAAAACATCCGTCTTCGGCTACATAGCTGCTGAATTCTCCAGTGTTAAAGACTTACGCATTTTTCTCCGCAAGGAAGTTGGCTGGCCGCAAGAATCACTTTACGCCTATTCGTACTGGAAATATGGAAAAAGTGAAGATGGCTCTGTCGCCGAACGTCAGGAAGAAAAGAAATCTCTGTCATAG
- the rlmN gene encoding 23S rRNA (adenine(2503)-C(2))-methyltransferase RlmN produces the protein MGISNKKDIRTLSLSDLKVDLDGLGEKAFRAKQIYEWLWQKSCVDFDQMSNLSKELREKLKTNYVINPVSILKSQLSTDQTIKNAFKLHDSNIIEGVLIPTPDRMTACVSSQVGCSLSCKFCATGYMDRKRNVHADEIYDQVVLINRQAEENYQKPLSNIVYMGMGEPLLNYSNVLKSIDRITSPDGLNMSPKRITVSTAGIAKMIKKLGDDEVRFNLALSLHAANDKKRNEIMPINEQNSLEALADALKYYYAKTKNPVTYEYIVFNDFNDELTDAAELAQFCKHVPCKVNIIEYNPIVFADYENAEADKIELFAEFLRKKGINTRIRRSRGKDIDAACGQLAVKEK, from the coding sequence ATGGGAATTTCTAATAAGAAAGATATACGTACATTGAGCCTTAGTGATTTAAAGGTGGATTTGGACGGCTTAGGAGAGAAGGCTTTTCGGGCAAAACAAATTTATGAATGGCTCTGGCAAAAGTCTTGTGTCGATTTTGATCAGATGAGCAACTTGAGCAAGGAACTGCGCGAAAAGTTGAAAACCAACTATGTCATTAATCCTGTTTCGATCCTAAAATCACAGCTGAGTACAGATCAGACAATTAAAAATGCCTTTAAACTACATGATTCGAATATCATAGAAGGGGTATTGATTCCTACCCCTGATCGAATGACGGCCTGTGTCAGCTCCCAAGTGGGTTGCAGTTTATCATGTAAATTCTGTGCAACCGGGTACATGGATCGGAAGCGAAATGTCCATGCCGATGAAATCTATGATCAGGTTGTTCTGATCAATCGCCAAGCGGAGGAAAACTATCAGAAGCCTTTGAGCAATATTGTCTATATGGGAATGGGTGAACCTTTGTTAAATTACTCCAACGTACTGAAGTCCATCGACCGCATTACATCACCTGACGGACTCAATATGTCCCCAAAGCGTATTACTGTCTCTACAGCGGGTATCGCCAAGATGATCAAAAAGCTTGGAGATGACGAGGTTCGGTTTAACTTAGCACTTTCTCTTCATGCGGCGAACGACAAGAAGCGGAACGAAATTATGCCTATCAATGAGCAAAACTCGCTGGAAGCACTGGCTGATGCATTGAAATACTACTATGCGAAGACGAAAAATCCAGTCACCTACGAATATATTGTCTTTAATGATTTTAATGATGAGTTGACGGATGCCGCGGAACTGGCTCAATTCTGTAAGCACGTTCCGTGCAAGGTTAATATTATTGAGTATAACCCCATTGTTTTTGCAGACTATGAAAACGCGGAAGCCGATAAAATCGAACTTTTTGCAGAATTTCTTCGAAAGAAAGGTATTAATACACGAATACGGCGGAGCCGTGGTAAGGATATTGACGCTGCATGCGGACAGTTGGCAGTTAAAGAAAAATAA
- a CDS encoding tetratricopeptide repeat protein yields MKSTFFFVLLLAFQLPTIVFAQTDKNETRTDSTAVQSAYGNAINNLKAGDFYTAQNQLEQVLSLDSTHLDANLNLMRIYYAQKNFEGAKSIALRLTSIHPDRQEHWIALADTYKALEDFTALIDVYDKLIELNPDEASYYYDKAFTLSLNGQAKEALQLYQNIEDKFGASDRLFLARNELYRQQNDRKSALSVAEAFVKSKPDVSHSHLMLANTYLDFEKPKDALKSLQGLEDKFPEDPYIPLTKADAYQALRNYSNVSKELQKAFAMDSLSINNKVRTVYNVLQGDNRKESLKIASEITSVLVDRYPQEALAQAVFGDVALQQGKEDVAYDAFLKAVDLNKKLYIVWEQLLQLEVANNKIKEAQNHGLEAINQFPDNSVILLFTGYAYLLDKQYQEARAFLEEALNKADQENQGLMIQIYSALGDTYHAVDMGAASNTAYSEALQIDSNNTYVLNNFAYYLALRKEELDKAASMSKKSNDLEPNNASYQDTYAWVLFQQGNYDEALSWIDKAVENSAEPSATLVEHKGDILFKLGKKDEAVRLWEQALKLTDGNDNDKLNSKVKNKEYVD; encoded by the coding sequence ATGAAATCAACCTTTTTTTTCGTTTTATTACTGGCGTTTCAGCTGCCAACTATTGTATTTGCGCAAACAGATAAAAATGAAACCCGGACCGACAGTACTGCGGTACAATCGGCCTACGGGAACGCGATAAACAACTTAAAGGCCGGCGATTTTTATACGGCACAAAACCAACTTGAGCAAGTTTTATCCTTAGATAGTACCCATTTGGATGCGAATCTAAACTTGATGCGTATTTATTATGCACAAAAGAATTTCGAAGGGGCAAAGAGCATTGCACTAAGGTTAACTTCTATACATCCTGATCGACAAGAGCACTGGATTGCACTTGCCGACACCTATAAAGCTCTTGAAGACTTTACGGCATTAATCGATGTTTACGACAAATTAATAGAGTTAAACCCAGACGAAGCTTCCTACTATTATGACAAGGCTTTTACCTTATCATTAAATGGGCAAGCAAAAGAGGCGTTACAACTATATCAAAACATCGAAGACAAATTTGGTGCATCGGATCGGCTCTTTTTGGCACGGAATGAATTATACAGACAGCAAAACGACCGGAAGAGCGCTCTTTCAGTAGCTGAGGCTTTTGTCAAAAGCAAGCCGGATGTAAGTCATTCTCATTTAATGCTTGCGAACACCTATCTCGATTTCGAGAAGCCGAAAGACGCTTTGAAATCGTTGCAGGGTCTTGAAGATAAATTCCCTGAGGATCCGTATATACCGTTGACGAAAGCGGATGCCTATCAAGCATTGAGAAACTATTCGAACGTATCCAAAGAATTGCAGAAAGCATTTGCAATGGATAGCCTTTCAATTAATAACAAAGTACGGACGGTGTATAATGTGCTGCAAGGTGACAACAGGAAGGAGTCATTAAAAATAGCATCCGAAATCACGAGCGTTTTGGTTGATCGGTACCCCCAAGAGGCTTTAGCTCAAGCTGTCTTTGGAGACGTCGCTCTACAACAAGGGAAAGAGGATGTCGCATACGATGCTTTTTTGAAAGCCGTTGATTTAAATAAAAAACTATACATTGTTTGGGAACAACTGCTACAGTTAGAAGTTGCCAACAACAAAATAAAAGAAGCTCAAAACCATGGTTTAGAGGCTATAAATCAATTTCCAGATAACTCTGTAATCTTACTTTTTACGGGTTATGCTTACCTACTTGACAAACAATATCAGGAAGCGCGTGCTTTCCTAGAGGAAGCTTTAAATAAAGCAGACCAGGAAAACCAAGGCTTGATGATCCAAATTTACAGTGCCTTGGGGGATACGTACCATGCGGTTGATATGGGCGCCGCTTCAAACACAGCCTATAGTGAGGCATTACAAATCGACAGTAACAATACCTATGTACTTAATAATTTTGCGTACTATTTGGCGTTAAGAAAAGAAGAGCTAGATAAAGCTGCCAGCATGTCAAAGAAGTCTAACGATCTGGAGCCAAACAATGCCTCATATCAGGACACGTATGCATGGGTACTATTCCAACAAGGCAATTACGACGAGGCTTTATCATGGATCGATAAAGCAGTTGAAAACTCGGCTGAGCCATCGGCAACGTTGGTTGAGCATAAAGGTGACATCTTATTTAAACTTGGCAAAAAAGATGAAGCAGTCCGGCTATGGGAACAGGCATTAAAGCTAACTGACGGCAATGACAATGACAAACTGAATAGTAAAGTGAAGAACAAAGAATATGTGGACTAA
- a CDS encoding lipopolysaccharide biosynthesis protein, with amino-acid sequence MSTLKKFAGQTVIYGLTAVISKLLSFVLTPVYVKAYQVKTYGIFTSLYSAAAILNAVLAFGMETTFFRYLQKHDNDKRAVMNNTFFFIILTSAVFLLGTLLFANDISTFLFDDKGPERVSYIYFFAVILTADALAVIPFALIRANEQPLRYGLIKLANIAVMVTFTLLFIVVFPYALKNNLIGAEWISTWLKFQDGTANSSSIPFPEVWIGYAFLANLIASLATLVLLIPEFAQLRIHPNRKMMESMLWYSIPILIANLSFIINEHLDKVFLIKLLPASIGERDLGIYGASAKLAVFLNIFIQAFRLGAEPFFFSHAKNPNAKSTYAIIMDYFIILMCIAVVALLANIDIIKYFIEGKDAEEQALYWSGLKVVPVLLIGYIFLGIYMNLSIWYKLSDQTRYGLYISGFGALVTIGLNLIFIPKYSYVASAWITLLAYFVMTALSYFLGQKNYPIPYHIKKNIYYIGAAMMMSYLCFYVFDSDLLIGNMILVAFIVSTIFIEKKNFLNQIVKKENDS; translated from the coding sequence TTGTCTACCTTAAAAAAATTTGCTGGACAGACAGTTATTTATGGGCTAACAGCTGTAATTTCAAAGCTACTAAGTTTTGTTCTTACCCCGGTCTACGTAAAAGCTTATCAGGTAAAAACTTACGGCATATTTACCAGCCTCTATAGTGCGGCTGCCATTTTAAATGCTGTTCTCGCATTTGGGATGGAAACCACTTTCTTCCGATATCTACAAAAGCATGACAACGACAAGAGGGCTGTGATGAACAATACCTTCTTTTTCATTATTCTAACTTCAGCAGTTTTTCTTTTAGGCACCCTCTTATTTGCTAATGACATCTCCACTTTTCTATTCGATGATAAAGGTCCTGAACGTGTTTCATATATCTATTTCTTCGCGGTCATCTTAACAGCCGACGCACTGGCGGTAATACCCTTTGCGCTAATTCGCGCCAATGAACAACCTCTACGCTATGGGTTGATTAAACTTGCCAACATCGCCGTGATGGTAACTTTTACTTTATTGTTCATTGTTGTTTTTCCTTATGCCCTTAAAAACAATCTTATTGGTGCTGAATGGATTAGCACTTGGTTAAAATTTCAGGACGGCACTGCAAATAGCTCAAGCATTCCTTTCCCAGAAGTATGGATTGGTTATGCCTTTCTGGCAAACCTGATTGCTAGCTTGGCCACTTTAGTCCTGTTAATCCCTGAATTTGCTCAATTACGAATACATCCGAATAGAAAAATGATGGAAAGTATGCTTTGGTATTCTATTCCCATCTTAATTGCCAATCTTTCTTTCATTATTAACGAACATTTGGATAAAGTATTTCTGATTAAGTTATTACCTGCTAGTATCGGCGAGCGTGATTTAGGAATCTATGGTGCTTCCGCTAAATTAGCGGTTTTTTTAAATATCTTTATTCAGGCATTCCGACTCGGTGCAGAGCCTTTTTTCTTTAGCCATGCGAAAAACCCAAATGCAAAAAGCACCTACGCCATCATTATGGATTACTTTATCATCCTTATGTGTATCGCCGTAGTAGCATTGCTTGCCAATATCGATATTATTAAATATTTCATAGAAGGTAAGGATGCTGAGGAGCAGGCTCTCTATTGGTCAGGCTTAAAAGTTGTTCCTGTGCTACTTATAGGTTACATTTTTCTAGGCATATACATGAATCTATCAATTTGGTATAAGCTGTCAGATCAAACCCGTTATGGTCTTTATATTTCTGGTTTCGGAGCACTTGTTACCATCGGGCTCAACTTGATATTTATCCCTAAATATAGCTACGTTGCATCGGCATGGATTACCTTATTAGCCTATTTTGTGATGACGGCACTATCGTATTTTCTGGGTCAAAAAAACTACCCTATTCCCTATCATATTAAAAAGAACATTTACTATATTGGTGCTGCCATGATGATGAGCTATCTCTGTTTTTATGTTTTCGATAGCGACTTGCTGATCGGCAATATGATATTGGTGGCGTTTATTGTAAGCACCATTTTTATAGAAAAGAAAAATTTTTTGAATCAAATCGTAAAAAAGGAAAATGATAGTTAA